From a single Nicotiana tomentosiformis chromosome 2, ASM39032v3, whole genome shotgun sequence genomic region:
- the LOC138904293 gene encoding uncharacterized protein, which produces MADALSRKAVSMGSERPLVADIQILANQFVRLVISDPSQDTVRHGGAKQVVVGNDGVLRMQSRICVPNVDGLRELILEETQPVAPVQPEVRAAVSEAEHLSLERYKQYHSPTFSGLALQDVQGFLEDFHRILHTMGVAESSEVSFTTLQLRGAAYKWWSSYELGSPVDTASLTWTQFSNMFLREYVPKSLKDAWRAEFEQLRQSAMTVSEYAVHFSNLSRHAPALIATVRERVCRFIEGLHPSIRLSLARELEMDISYQQVVSIAKRLEALPALSGILALSRPQEPYYVPPISSAPPAWNAFSSQSSRPGPIQLQQPHPQRVCFECCDTRHIVRNCPRLRRCAPPQTFQAPRAPPSPQAMITAATATPPTQSARGGGRGGRGRPRVVGQARYYALPTRTKAISSYSVITGHRMVDNGCDVYLAYVRKIIYSSRRILTCISGGGKANVVADALSHRAESLGSLAYLPATESPLALDVQALDNHFVILDISELSRVSACVDSQSSLYDRIRERQYDGPYLLILRDTVQHGDAKEVTIGDDGTLRMQGRLCVPYVDGLCDLILQEAHSPRLTKSAHIIPAMTTYSSDQLARIYINEIVRLHGVPSERTIQILEDMLCACVMEFGGSWDQFLPLEDFAYNNSYQFSIQIAPYEALYGRWCRSLVGWFVLGEARLLGTDLVQDALEKVEVIRDRLRTIQSRHKSYADRKVCDVAFMVGERVMLRVSAIKGVMRFGNKGKLSPRFIGPFEVLRRVREVAYDLAFPPSLVGVHPVFHVSILRKYHDDLSQVLDFTSVQLDKDLSYVKEPVAILDRHV; this is translated from the exons atggccgatgctttgagtagaaaggctgtgagtatgggtagcgaGAGGCCACTAGTTGCAGACATTCAgattttggccaatcagtttgtgaggttagttATTTCAGatcccagtcag gacacagtgaggcacggtggtgccaagcaagttGTTGTGGGAAatgatggagttctgcggatgcagagtcgtatttgtgttcctaatgtggatgggcttcgtgaattaattcttgaagag acacagccggtagctccagttcaacccgaggttagggcagcagtttctgaggcggagcatcTCAGTCTTGAAAGGTACAAGCAGTACCACTCTCCTACCTTTAGTGGATTGGCATTACAGGATgtccagggttttcttgaggatttTCAtcgtatcctccatactatgggggtagcggagtcgagtgaggtttcttttactacattgcagcttagaggagcagcctataaGTGGTGGAGTTCTTATGAATTAGGTAGTCCGGTTGAtacagcttcacttacatggactcaattctcgaatatgttcttgagggagtatgttcccaaGAGTCTCAAAGATGCATGGCGCGCCGAGTTTGAGCAATTGCGCCAGAGTGccatgactgtgtcagagtatgcggttcaCTTTAGTAATTTGTCTAGGCATGCTCCAGCCTTGATTGCTACAGTTCGGGAGAGGGTCTGTCGGTTTATCGAGGggctccaccccagtatcaggcttagcTTGGCAcgggagttagagatggatatttcataccagcaggtagtgagTATTGCTAAGAGATTAGAGG cacttccagccctCAGTGGTATTCTGGCCCTTTCTAggccccaagagccttattatgtGCCGCCaatatctagtgcacctcctgcatggaATGCTTTCAGcagtcagtccagcagacctggcccgatcCAGCTACAACAGCCACACCCTCAGAGAGTTTGTTTCGAGTGTTGTGACACTCGCCATATAGTAAGgaattgccccagacttaggaggtgtgcacctccacagacttttcaggcaccgcgtgctccaccgagtcctcaggctatgattacagcagcAACTGCCACTCCACCTACTCagtcagctcgaggtggaggtcggggaggtagaggtcgccctagagtggttggtcaggccagatattatgctcttcctactcGTACAAAGGCAATTTCTTCatactctgtcattacag GTCATCGAATGGTTGATAATGGGTGTGACgtatatctagcttatgtgagaaaAAT catctattcaagcagaaggatcttaacttgcatcagcggaggtgggaaggccaatgtggtggctgatgccttgagtcacagggcggagagtttggggagcttagcatatttaccagcTACAGAGAgtccattagcattggatgttcaggccttggacaaCCACTTTGTtatattggatatttctgagctgagTCGAGTTTCAGCTTGTGTGGACtcccagtcttctctttatgatcgtattagggagcgtcagtatgatggccCATATCTGCTTATCCTTagggatacagttcagcacggtgatgctaaggaggtcactattggagatgatggtacaTTGagaatgcagggcaggctatgcgtGCCctatgtagatggtttgtgtgacttgattctccaggaggcacACAGtccacg gttgaccaagtcagctcatatTATTCCTgcgatgactacctattcttccgatcagctggctcgaatttatattaacgagattgttaggcttcatggtgtgccg tccgagcgcactattcagatactagaggatatgctctgtgcatgtgtgatggagtttggaggttcttgggatcagttcttgccacttgaagattttgcctacaacaacagttatcagtttaGCATTCAGAtagcaccatatgaggctctgtatggtaggtggtgtcggtctctagtgggttggttcgttctgggcgaggctaggttattgggtacagacttggttcaggatgctttggagaaggtagaGGTGATtcgggatcgacttcgcacaatccagtccagacataagagttatgcagatcggaaggtttgcgatgttgcattcatggttggagagagggtcaTGCTCCGAGTGTCAGCCattaagggtgttatgaggttcggaaataagggcaagttgagcccaaggtttattggcccatttgaggtgttgcgacgtgtcagggaggttgcttatgatcttGCTTTTCCTCCCAGCCTAGTAGGAGTCCATCCGGTATTTCACGTTTCTattctccggaagtatcacgacgatctgtcTCAGGTGTTGGATTTCacctcagtccagttggacaaggatctctcttatgttaaggagcctgtggctattttggacagacatgtttga